The Syngnathus scovelli strain Florida chromosome 19, RoL_Ssco_1.2, whole genome shotgun sequence region TTTTGCACTGAGGACGACAAAACCTCAGCGTCAGCATCCGACGCGCCACCTGAGACGTCAAACTACAAAGATGGCAGACTTTTGCCGGATGCCATGTTGCCGTCGATGGAGATGTTCATCTTGGAGCCGTAGCAGGTGCCGTTCCTGCAAAACAGAACGCTTACAAAAGTGTGGGAAAAGCCCGTCGGAAGGCAAAACAGTGCAGGAGCGGTCATGAAAATTGACGCATGACCTGTATGAAACGAGCGGCGGAAAAGAGGTGTCGCTCAAGTGTTGCAAAATAGTGAGAAAGCTTCAACACGTGTTGTTGATATTGTAGATGACAGCAATACCCGCAAAACAGCAGTAAAAAGCTGTGCAAAGCGTTGCACTGTTATCAAGCAAACGAGTCGCAAGTGTGCTCCAATGTGGCCATAATTAGGCAAAATAATACGTGGGCGCACGCCCGAGCACTCACATCCCCATCTCCTCGTAGATGAACAAGTCCTTGTCGTTGTGGGCGGCGGCGCTGATGTTGAGGCGGCTGCCGTCGGTGATCTTCAGGATGGCGTCATAGGCTTTGTTGTCGGTGTAGCCCGCGATGAACGTCCACTGGCCCGACAGCTGTGTGCAGCCAAGCGCCCACACGTCACGCGCACCAGTGCAAGCTAGCATGCGCAAACTAGCGTACGCAAGCTAGCGCGTGCGTTCTCGCTCGCGCTGCTCCTGAGCTTTTTCCTTTTGCCCAGTTGGCCCAAAGGCCGCCAGCCTCTTGCTtgtacagggtccggcaaaatgatctcacagatttgtaggtttaataaaatgcaaataaatcaaagaaacaaaaaagttttagttttattttcgtcaagtacatataatgccgttttgtttcgtttcatttcattttcgtttcgtttttgtttattaaacctacaaatgtgtcagaccATTTTGCCTGACCCTGTATTTTGGGCACTCAATCGCCGGCATCCCTCAAGCTAACAAACTCAATCCAATTGTTGTCAAATTGCATCACGAAGAAAAGTGTCATGAAACGCTCGCAGACATTCGGAAACAAAAGGATTTGCAAAATAACTATCGGGATAAAAAATACTTTAAGGAATAGTTGAAGTGCTACCAAAAGTAATGCCCCAAAAAGATGGAGGATCCGGAAGTGCCTCAAGTGTAGTGTAGGTTGTTAAAGGTTAGGTTCGGGTTAGCGCGCGTCGGGGCTCACCTGTTGGCGGTTGTCAAGCGACAGCGGGGCGAGCAAAGGCGCGCACTCTTCGGCCGGAGGCGAGGCAACAGCGgccgagcaggccagggcaaacAGGAACAGGCACGTAACTTTCATGATGAATGAAGGCCAGGGCAAAAGCGACAACGGTGCTGGCTGCAGGCACCACCTTTATAGCTCTGCCTTCTGGAACTTACCCAATTGCGACCCGCTGTGCCTTGTTGACCCGAGGGTACGTGACAAAATCAATCATTCACTCCGCCATTGACCAAACGACATTGAACAACTTTGACTTGCGTCAACACCATCCCAACATTTACAAGGTGGACTTTAGTCACGTCAGACATTTTCTTTTGTCCCGCAAGACCAAATGGAACGTTCAGCCAAGTCTCCCCTTTTGGAGCCATCTCAGGGGCAAGCGGCCATTAT contains the following coding sequences:
- the LOC125987463 gene encoding saxitoxin and tetrodotoxin-binding protein 1-like; the encoded protein is MKVTCLFLFALACSAAVASPPAEECAPLLAPLSLDNRQQLSGQWTFIAGYTDNKAYDAILKITDGSRLNISAAAHNDKDLFIYEEMGMNGTCYGSKMNISIDGNMASGKMQNISSTYQLLPTCDGCQVMNINSTASNLKDFLGAFGIHLDDIVNDQISIRALYLIAQGNKVTDSQLENFKKQAECLGFSGEPMFLIDPKKDFCEDHEVIMIN